From the Ralstonia wenshanensis genome, the window GCTGAGGCCGGACTGAAGCCTCGTGCAGCAGACGATTGGCATGTGCTCGACAAAGCTATCGATAGGGCATTGGCCGCGCTGCGCGCCGATACGCCAAACCAAGCCGATTGCAAAGCGGCGATGGTGGACCTGCTGAAAACCTTCGAAGCGCTCGAAGGCAACGCCTAACCTCGGAACGCGCCCTCATGAAAACATCGACCGAACATGCGCTCACCAAAGTGCCCGAAGTGACGCTAGGGTTCTGGCTCATCAAGATTGCCGCCACTACACTCGGCGAAACCGGTGGCGATGCCGTCTCAATGTCCATGAACCTCGGATACTTGGTCGGCACAGGCATCTTTGCGGTGATTTTTTTGGCTGCCGTGTTTGCGCAGACCAAAGCCAAGCGGTTTCACCCATTTCTTTACTGGGCCACCATTATTGCGACTACCACCGTCGGTACTACATTGGCCGACTTTGCGGATCGCTCGCTGGGCATAGGCTACGCTGGCGGGTCTTGCTTGCTGCTCGCTCTGTTGCTCGGCTCACTTTTCGTTTGGCATCGCACGCTCGGCTCTGTATCGGTGAGCTCTGTCAGTTCGCCCAAGGCTGAGGCGTTCTACTGGCTAACAATCATGTTCTCGCAGACTCTGGGGACTGCGTTGGGTGATTGGACTGCAGATACAGCAGGCTTGGGCTACACCGGAGCGGCTGTCGTTTTCCTCGCTCTGCTTGCCATCGTCGTGGCTGCCTATTATTGGACTACCGTGTCGCGTACGTTGCTCTTCTGGGCCGCGTTCATCTTGACGCGCCCGCTCGGTGCCGTGGTCGGAGACTTCCTCGATAAGCCGCATAGCTCCGGCGGGTTGGCATTGAGTCGCTACTCTGCATCGGCCGCGCTTCTGGCATTCATGTTGACGGCAATCCTGTTGTTCCGGCAGAGAGCAGCCAGAACGGCACACTAACGGCGATCTCAGGAGGCAGGGAAGTGCGAGTACTGCTGGTTGAAGACGACCTGATGATCGGTGACGCAATACAGGGGGCGTTGAGGGATGCATCCTACGCGGCTGATTGGGTGAAAGACGGCCACTCTGCGCTGACGACGCTGGCTTGCCAGCACTATGACCTGGTGCTGCTCGACCTCGGCCTGCCTGGTAAAGACGGGTTCGAAGTGCTTGCCGGAATCCGCGTCAAGGAGAATCCGATTCCTTTGCTCATCATCACTGCGCGCGACGGTCTGGATGATCGGCTGCGCGGCCTGGACGGGGGCGCCGATGACTACGTATCCAAGCCGTTTCAGATGGCAGAGCTGCTGGCCCGGATGCGCGCGGTTTTGCGGCGCAAGGGCGGCACGGCATTGCCTGTTCTCTCAAACGGTGTGGTGTCGCTTGATCCGGTTACCAGGGAGGCCAGCATCAAAGGCGGCTCTCCACATCGATTGACCAACCGCGAGTTTGCGGTGCTGCAAGCCTTGCTGCTTCGGCCTGGGGCCATCCTTTCCCGCGCCGAGTTGGAGGATCGTATTTACGGCTGGGGGGAGGAGGTCGAAAGTAATGCGATTGAATACCTGATCTATGTTCTGCGCCGCAAACTTGGCAGCGAGGTCATCAAAAATGTGAGGGGAGTTGGATGGATGGTCTCAAAAGACGCCTAAACGAATCGGTTCAACTCAAGCTGTCTTTCACACTGTCGCTGGCTATTCTGGCGGTCGCTATCGTAGCGGGTGTCTTTTCGTTCCTTTCTGCTTTCGATGAGGCCCACGGGTTGCAGGACGACGTGCTGCGGCAGGTGGCGCAGCTCGTGGTGCGTCAGCCCCTGTCGCCTGGTGCTCCAGCCACCAATACCCATCTTCAGGGTCGCGATGAAGAGTCTCGTGTGATCGTACAGCGATTGGGACAACCCAATCCGTCCTCGGTAAGCGTAGACGCGGGCGGCCCCCTTTCTCTTCCAACGACGCTCGCTGACGGGCTGCATACGCTGGAGGTCGAGGGCGAGATGTTCCGCGTTTTGGTCAAGACCACGGCGACCGGCGAGCGCATAGCTGTGGCTCAGGAATCGAGTTTCCGCAATGAAATCGCCCGCGAAGGAGCACTGCGCACCGTGATGCCCGTGCTGATCTTGGTGCCGGTGTTGCTGTTGATTGTGGCTGACCTGGTACGCAAGATGTTTCGCCCCATTGCTGCGCTTTCCAGGGAAGTCGATCAGCGCGGAGAGCAGGAACTTCATCCGGTCGAGGATTACCACCTTCCAGTTGAGATACGTCCGTTCGTTGTCGCAATCAATCGCTTACTCACTCGGGTCGGGCAGTCAATGGACTCGCAGCGCCGCTTTGTGGCCGATGCGGCGCACGAGCTACGGTCACCACTGACAGCCATTTCGCTGCAAGCGGAACGACTTGCCGAAGCGGAAATGTCGGACGTGGCGCGCGAGCGGCTATCAGTATTGAGACAGGGGATTGAGCGCAGTCGGAGCCTGCTGGACCAGCTTCTTGCGCTGGCAAAGGCGCAGGCCGCCATCGAAACTCCGAAATCACTGGTTTTCATCTCTGAGATCTATCGCCGAGTGCTGGAAGACCTCATGCCACTGGCTGAGGCAAAGCACATCGACATCGGTATCGAAGGCACACAAGATCCGCAGGTGTGGGCGAGCGAGTTGGACATGATCGCCATTGTCAAAAATCTGGTCGATAACGCCATCCGATATACGCCTGAGGGCGGGCGTGTCGATCTTTCAGTAGGTGTAGCCGAAGGCAAAGTGGAACTGCGTGTTCAGGACAGTGGGCCAGGAATCCCGCTTGCCGAACGAGAAAGAGTGTTTGATCCCTTCTACCGTACGCTGGGCAGCGAGCACGTTGGCTCTGGTCTAGGGCTTTCCATTGTCAATGCGATTGCCCAGCGCATCGGTGCAGAAATCCGCCTTGGTTTCGCAGACGCTGCTGGGCAAACCGGGCTGCTCGTCACTATCGTGATGCCCGTGACGTGATCCGCACCGTCTTCTCGGACAGTAGTGAAAGGCGGTGCGAGTCCCATCCCGCCCCCTACACCCCCGCCTCAATCAAATCCGAAATCTGCACCGACGCGCGCGCAAAGTCAGTCAGCGCGCGGGCGCGCTTGTGCCGATAGCTGCCGGCGGAGATGACGACGGGTTCTTTGGCTTCGTCGTCCTGTAGGACGATGAGCATGCCGGTGTAGCGGTCTGCCTGGTAGATGTGTTTGTTGAGCAGTTGCAGCGCGCGCTCGACGTCGGCGGGGTAGAGGCTGGCGAGGTCGGCGGGTGTGCGGGCGGCGGCGGGTGCCTCGTCGATGCACGGTTGTGCCGTGAACTGGCCGGTCTTACGGACGGCGGGCAGGACGATGGATGTGACCCACTTGCGGAAGCGGTGTGGGACGGTGCCGGGTTTCACGGCGTCGCGGCAGCGGAGGACGAGGGTGTACATGCCGGATTCGCTGATGACGGCCATGGATTGCGTCCCGCCAAGGGTCTGCATTGAATGCAGACCCTTTTCGTCGTCGTCCAATTTGCGAATTGCCGTCGCGTCTAAGTGCAGCGCTTCGCAGAGATCCGCGGCAACAAACCACGGCTCGCCGTCTCGCACAACAACACGGACGGCGCTTGATTCGAAATTGAAGGTATTCGGGGTAGGGGCGAGCGCGGACGCGCCAACAGACGTACCAGTCATGGCATGACTCCTTGAGTGCGGTTTGAGACCCACCACCACGCGGCCAAGCGTGGGGGGTGGACCAAAGCGGGGTTGGCCGACCGGACTCAAGGAACCGGCACCCCCGAAGGAGTCCCCGCCCGGCCCACCATAGAAGCTGCCAGACGTGCGCAAGCAAAAAGCCGCGTGCATAGGAATGCGGCGCGGCTCTTCTGCGCCTTGAGAGGTCGGGCGGCCAAGCCCGTGCGCCGGTGTTTCCGGCGACCGGCCGAGTATACGGCGGGCTGCAGTTACGTGCAAACCGGCGGCTTACCGAGCAGCTCGACGCGCTCGGCCGTATCCATTTCTCGGAGGTGCAACGTGCCGGCCCAAATAACGCCGGGCACAGGGAGCGGAAACCATATGCCAACATCCACCCGATTGACGACGGCACAGCGGCGTCTATTGCTACAGCGCATCAGGCAGGTTCCTCTCGTGGAGAAAGCACTGCCACCCCGGGGTGCCACGTGATCGAGGTCGCAGCCTCGCTAACGCTCTGAAACATCTCAGAGATAAACGGGTCATCCTGTTGGCCGCGCTTGCAAACCAGATAAAACTTCCGTTGCATAAAGGCGTGGCTGAAAGGAACGAACTTTAAATCGGTCGCAAAAGGGTTGGAGGCTGTCACTGCGGAAACGATTGCGGAAGCGACGCCGCTTCTAATCACTTGAAGAATGGTGCCCAGGTCATTAATTTCTGGTGCCCCGGTCATTGCCGTGATCAACGCGGGGCAGTGCGCGGCGATCATGTTGTACATGAAATCGTCAGCTTTCAGTTTGATCAGATTGAGCCTGGACACTTTCTCCGGACTCACAGATTCGCATTCGATAGTCCGGTTCGCTGACGTCAATATCCCGATGCGTGACGCGAGCAGTTCCTCGGAATGCACGTGAGGGCCCTCAACCAATGAACAAACACCGACGTCCACGTCGCCGTCGTACACACTGGCGATCACCTTCCTGCAACTGGCGACAAATATCGACAACGTTTTGCTAGATTGCGCTTCATAGCGCTCACGGAGCAAAAGAGGCGTCAGCATCGTTGCCAGGGCGGGCCCCATTGCGATCTTGCCTGGCTTCAAAGCTACGCGTACCGAGCGCTTCTTAACGTCGAAGCTTGCCTCCCATGAGCGGAGAAGTTCCTCGCCTAGCTTTGCAAATCGCTCCCCCAGTGGGGTTAGCTGCACGATGCGACTACTGCGGTCAACTAAAGGACCGCCAACGAGCTTTTCGAACTCCTGAATGATTCTCGAAAATGCCGGTTGCGAAATACATAAATCATTCGCAGCATATCCAAAGTGCCTATGTTTGGATAATGCAACCAGCGCCCGAACTTGCTTAAGCGTTGGGGTCATTCTCGGTAGTGCCGTATTGTCGTGTTTTATATTTATGAAGAAATGGTGACAAACGCCACTATAGCTTGTGCTTTAGTTTGCCGCGCACTTCTCCAATCTCGCTTTTCCTTACCTTATACCCCTGAAAGTTCGTGGCTACCAATGCGAATTTTGCATCGCGGTCGACTTTTCGCATCGCATAGATCTCCGATTGACACTGTGCAAAGCTATCTCGAAGCATCGGTCGACGCGTTGCCTCTGCACAGCGGTTTGATATATAAGAAGCGAATAGTTAAACAAATTTAGATAATAACCAACTTAATTCCAGTATTTTTAAATAAGCATGTCAATGAGGTTGTCACCTTGCGTCAAGAGCGACGATGATTTGAACTGGATTTGAGTTGATAAGATAGAGTGACCTAAAGGCCACATATAACTCGTCCCATCCTTGCTGAAAGGTCCGGTCATGACACCGGAAATCCCCATTTCTGAACGGTACTAATTCCGGCGTAGGGTCAAAGGAACATGAGGATGTAAGCGACGTCACCATAGCCCTCAGGAACGCACCCGCACCGGAGCAGCCAGCAGTGATCTGCCCCAAAAGCCCGCCCACCGGCTGTGCGGCGGATGCGCAAACCAGCCCCACCGGCGCGGTGGGGCTGCACGGGCAGCGCAAGTACGGCTAGTAAGTCACGAGCAATCGCGAGGCGGCGAGTCGGGCCTACTGCGAGGCGCGAAGTCCGAATGTGGATCGCATGCCGAAACGGACACCAACTTGGCAATGCTCTCGTCCACCGCCTACCCCTGAAGGGGTTAATCGCAAAAGACCCCGCTCCTTGTAGGTCGCTCAAAATTTGTACTGCACCGTCACGTGATCCCCCTAAGGAAATTGGTGCGCAGGCGTGCATTCGGGTGGTAATGTACTACCCTCATTAAAGCTCAACACCTTTTTTGTTGCGCAAAGAGATATGCGACCGTTAATCGAAACGTTACCCGAAAAATGACCGACGGTTCTGTCATTGTCCCATCTATATTGGTGGTCCCTATGGCACTTCGAGTCCCAGCACCCTCTAAAACGAGTTCTTCCGGTGTCGACCCATGCGCCCCGAACATCTTCTAGGGGTAACCATTTGCTATCCACGATCAGATTAATATAAGCGGTGGTGCCAGGCCCCACGGTGACTGTTTGAGTGAACGTTTCGGTTGTGGATTCTGTATATGAGACAGAGCCCGAAATCTCAGCCCATCCGAAGGATACTTTGCTTCCCCCCAATGCAGTCCAGCTCTGACCTTTTGCAATACTTCGGCTAGCAGAACAATTGATAGCTGAACCTCCACAATAAATTGTGGCGTCTGGGAATGGTTTGGAAACTCGCCAAACCCAAAATGTACCTTGCGCGCCATTATTGGTCGGATAAGTGACATAAGTTTCGCTGTCGCCGAATCCTGGTCCACGATCATGTGTCCATGTGGTAGCGCCTGTTGGCCTAGTGGCGCCCGCACCCGTAGGACCTACCAAGAGTGTAATAGCTACAGCGACCAGACTAAAGTGAAGTGCTTTCATGGTTTTCTCGCCGATTAAATTTTGCCGCGCGGAGCTGCCGTCTTTAAATATTCGGCAAGCTTATCCATTTCCAGGGAGGAAAAAGGAAGGATGCTTACAGCATCACCTGCCGTACTTTTGTATAGAACAACGGCCGCAGCAGGAACTCCAACACCAGCGAAGAATGTTGATGCATCTGATATGGCATTCATGCCGGCGGGTGTTCCATCGGACTCGAGAACCACAAGAAGTCCCGCATCTAATGCATTGTTGACTTCATTTTCCAGCGACTTATAGTTGCTGTTGACATATAATATTACGCCTGCATTACTATTATCATCTGCGCTTTTTGTAATCTGAGTTGTCTTTGTTGTAGCAGAGTTGATAGAAATGCTTTTGGAAAGTACGCCCGAGAAAGCTGGAGTGAGCGTCTGAAATTTGTTGGGTGCCGAATCTGACGATGTTGGCACGACGGCTGGGGCAGTTGTTGCCGAAACGTTTTGCGGAGTTACAGTTTCTTCATCGCCCCCTCCGCACGCCGTCATGGTAAGTGCCAATAATGAAATGAAAAAATAATTTTTCATCATGTTTTATCCATATTTGGTGGATTATTGAGATTATTTAATTCATGATCGCAAGAGGATTTAACTGCGCCATAATTAAAGGCGCTAGTAATTCGGTGAGCGCTAATTTGTATGGGAAATTGTTTTAAAATGTCCTCCCGTAAGCGTTGGGGTTGTTTTTATAAGTGCTATATTGTTGTGGTCAATATTTATGAAGAAACGGTGGCAAAAGCTACAATAACTTAATTTTTAAATTACGCCATATTTCTTCAATCTTGTTCTTGCGACTTTTATACCCGCAAAGGCTTGTGACTACCAATGCGAATTTTGCATTGAGGCCTAATTTTTTGCATCGCATAGACCTCCGATCCCCTGTGGGCAAGGCATCTCTGGGCATCGGCCAACACGATGCCTTTGGGCGGAAATTTAATATATTAAAATTGATTAAATATGAAATATAAATAAGGGATATAACAACTCCATTGAATTTAGATAAGAGTGTCAATGGAGTTATCACCCCGCGTCACAAGTGAAGATGATCTAAGCAGGGGTTGAGTTGATCGCTTCGGGTAAGCGAAAGCGCACAACTCGAGAAGGATCGAGGACGCGGCACTCTTGGTTGAGCAGACACATTTAGATTTCAGGGCGGCCCCCGATGGGGTCGCGCCTGAGAAAGGTGCGTGTGTTTGCAATTCACTCGCGAGCGATCCGAGTGGTCACGCTCGTCGGCAACGACGCGAGCCTTTGATCGAAAGTCAACGCCGCTCACCGCGGCCCGTCTCCAGTAACACGCATCGCCGCCAACCCGGCCAGCGCTGCGAGCCCCATCCCACTCCGCTACACCCCCGCCTCAATCAAATCCGAAATCTGTACCGACGCGCGCGCAAAGTCAGTCAGCGCGCGGGCGCGCTTGTGCCGATAGCTGCCGGCGGAGATGACGACGGGTTCTTTGGCTTCGTCGTCCTGCAGGACGATGAGCATGCCGGTGTAGCGGTCTGCCTGGTAGATGTGTTTGTTGAGCAGTTGCAGCGCGCGCTCGACGTCGGCGGGGTAGAGGCTGGCGAGGTCGGCGGGTGTGCGGGCGGCGGCGGGCGCGGCGTCGATGCACGGTTGTGCCGTGAACTGGCCGGTCTTGCGGATGGCCGGCCGGACGATGGACGTGACCCACTTGCGGAAGCGGTGCGGCACGGTGCCGGGGTTGATGGCGTCGCGGCAGCGCAGGACTAGGGCGTACATGCCGGACTCTGAAACGATGGCGACCTGTTGGCGACCACCAAGGGTGTCGGTTAAGCCGACACCCTTTTCGTCGGCATCCAGCTTCATGAGCGCATCCCGGCTGTTGGCGATTTCCAGCGCGGCACACACGTCGGCTGCGACGAACCACGGCTCGTCATCGCGCATGTGCGCTCCCGTGTCGGTCGAGTTGGCTGCCGGCACTAGCCTTACATCTCCTGCTCCCACCACCCCCGAGTGTTCACATTGGCGGCACTAGCAAGCGTTTCCAGACTGGCAATCTCATCGGTCGAGAGCTTCATGCTAGTGGCCCGCACCAGGCCATCAATGTGGCCAGGCTTGGTCACACCAACCATCGGAGTCGCACCCTTTGCAATAGCCCAAGCTGTTGCAACATCGGCCGCACTTGCACCGTGGCTCTTGCCGATCGAGGAAAGGTGCTGCGTCAATGCCTCGAGTTGAGGAAGCATGCTGTTATAGGTTTCGGCGCGGCTGCTGCCTGCCGGCATGGGGTTCTCTGGACTGTACTTCCCACTCAGAGCGCCTTGCTCAAGCACCATATAGGCGAAGAACGGAATGCCTTCGCTGCGGCAGTAATCCAAGATGCCAGCATTTTCGGAGCTACGGTGAAGGAGGCTGAAGTGGTTTTGAACAGCCTCAACCCGGAAACCTGCGCTGCCTAAGATCTGATTGGCGAGTCTGATCTCGTTCAGATTGTGGTTCGAGAGGCCAACATGCTTGACCTTGCCGCTCTCAAGCAAGGGGATCAGCCGAGGTGTCCACCGCGCTACATCGGCCGGGTTATGAATCCAATAGAGATCAACGTAGCCGGTGCCAAGACGGGTTAGGCTGTGTTCCAACATATCGGCTACAGGATCGTCGCTGGTTGCCGCAACCTGTGGTGTGAATTTCGTAGAAAGTTGATAGTCTTGGCGGCTGTAACGCTTCAGCAGCTCTCCTAGTACTTTCTCTGAGCGACCCATCCCATAGACCACAGCGGTATCCCACATGGTGAATCCAGCGGCGTGCGCTTTGTCCGTGATCTCTTCCAGGCCTACAGGGGTCAGTCTGCTACCGAAGTAGCCATTGCCAATTTCGCCGCTGTCGCCCCACGCCCAGGTGCCGAGCACTGCTGCGGGTACTTTGAGTGCATCAATCGTCATGTTCGCTCCATACTTGTGCTGCAGCCAAGTTCCTTTGACCTGGCGGCGGACACATGGTGATGGGCGGGCATAGGGGGTCGTTAGCCTAATTTGCCGAGA encodes:
- a CDS encoding COG4705 family protein; protein product: MKTSTEHALTKVPEVTLGFWLIKIAATTLGETGGDAVSMSMNLGYLVGTGIFAVIFLAAVFAQTKAKRFHPFLYWATIIATTTVGTTLADFADRSLGIGYAGGSCLLLALLLGSLFVWHRTLGSVSVSSVSSPKAEAFYWLTIMFSQTLGTALGDWTADTAGLGYTGAAVVFLALLAIVVAAYYWTTVSRTLLFWAAFILTRPLGAVVGDFLDKPHSSGGLALSRYSASAALLAFMLTAILLFRQRAARTAH
- a CDS encoding response regulator transcription factor, whose product is MRVLLVEDDLMIGDAIQGALRDASYAADWVKDGHSALTTLACQHYDLVLLDLGLPGKDGFEVLAGIRVKENPIPLLIITARDGLDDRLRGLDGGADDYVSKPFQMAELLARMRAVLRRKGGTALPVLSNGVVSLDPVTREASIKGGSPHRLTNREFAVLQALLLRPGAILSRAELEDRIYGWGEEVESNAIEYLIYVLRRKLGSEVIKNVRGVGWMVSKDA
- a CDS encoding sensor histidine kinase, which gives rise to MDGLKRRLNESVQLKLSFTLSLAILAVAIVAGVFSFLSAFDEAHGLQDDVLRQVAQLVVRQPLSPGAPATNTHLQGRDEESRVIVQRLGQPNPSSVSVDAGGPLSLPTTLADGLHTLEVEGEMFRVLVKTTATGERIAVAQESSFRNEIAREGALRTVMPVLILVPVLLLIVADLVRKMFRPIAALSREVDQRGEQELHPVEDYHLPVEIRPFVVAINRLLTRVGQSMDSQRRFVADAAHELRSPLTAISLQAERLAEAEMSDVARERLSVLRQGIERSRSLLDQLLALAKAQAAIETPKSLVFISEIYRRVLEDLMPLAEAKHIDIGIEGTQDPQVWASELDMIAIVKNLVDNAIRYTPEGGRVDLSVGVAEGKVELRVQDSGPGIPLAERERVFDPFYRTLGSEHVGSGLGLSIVNAIAQRIGAEIRLGFADAAGQTGLLVTIVMPVT
- a CDS encoding BRO-N domain-containing protein, translated to MTGTSVGASALAPTPNTFNFESSAVRVVVRDGEPWFVAADLCEALHLDATAIRKLDDDEKGLHSMQTLGGTQSMAVISESGMYTLVLRCRDAVKPGTVPHRFRKWVTSIVLPAVRKTGQFTAQPCIDEAPAAARTPADLASLYPADVERALQLLNKHIYQADRYTGMLIVLQDDEAKEPVVISAGSYRHKRARALTDFARASVQISDLIEAGV
- a CDS encoding LysR family transcriptional regulator; protein product: MTPTLKQVRALVALSKHRHFGYAANDLCISQPAFSRIIQEFEKLVGGPLVDRSSRIVQLTPLGERFAKLGEELLRSWEASFDVKKRSVRVALKPGKIAMGPALATMLTPLLLRERYEAQSSKTLSIFVASCRKVIASVYDGDVDVGVCSLVEGPHVHSEELLASRIGILTSANRTIECESVSPEKVSRLNLIKLKADDFMYNMIAAHCPALITAMTGAPEINDLGTILQVIRSGVASAIVSAVTASNPFATDLKFVPFSHAFMQRKFYLVCKRGQQDDPFISEMFQSVSEAATSITWHPGVAVLSPREEPA
- a CDS encoding BRO-N domain-containing protein, coding for MRDDEPWFVAADVCAALEIANSRDALMKLDADEKGVGLTDTLGGRQQVAIVSESGMYALVLRCRDAINPGTVPHRFRKWVTSIVRPAIRKTGQFTAQPCIDAAPAAARTPADLASLYPADVERALQLLNKHIYQADRYTGMLIVLQDDEAKEPVVISAGSYRHKRARALTDFARASVQISDLIEAGV
- a CDS encoding aldo/keto reductase is translated as MTIDALKVPAAVLGTWAWGDSGEIGNGYFGSRLTPVGLEEITDKAHAAGFTMWDTAVVYGMGRSEKVLGELLKRYSRQDYQLSTKFTPQVAATSDDPVADMLEHSLTRLGTGYVDLYWIHNPADVARWTPRLIPLLESGKVKHVGLSNHNLNEIRLANQILGSAGFRVEAVQNHFSLLHRSSENAGILDYCRSEGIPFFAYMVLEQGALSGKYSPENPMPAGSSRAETYNSMLPQLEALTQHLSSIGKSHGASAADVATAWAIAKGATPMVGVTKPGHIDGLVRATSMKLSTDEIASLETLASAANVNTRGWWEQEM